Proteins from one Corallococcus exiguus genomic window:
- a CDS encoding class I SAM-dependent methyltransferase — translation MAGNDARGRTPLSLVGQEPDLVFYTRQASEHGGPVLVLGAANGRVPWSLAGHGFSTVGVDPSEAMIRSAEERRASESPDVSERTRLIAADPRALRLPEQFPLVLAPQHALGLMSGRDDLEAFLATVRHHLAPGGTFIYDVLNAPREPVLPRDDDEPGAAVEPRRPLFALHLRERRPAGGQSPIRRLKLKHFLPEELETALTASGLTLRERFGRFDGKPFDLEDLRQIGVAGT, via the coding sequence ATGGCAGGCAACGACGCACGCGGCCGCACCCCGCTGTCCCTCGTGGGACAGGAGCCGGACCTCGTCTTCTACACACGGCAGGCTTCCGAACACGGAGGCCCCGTGCTCGTGCTGGGCGCCGCCAACGGCAGGGTGCCCTGGTCGCTCGCGGGCCACGGCTTCTCCACCGTCGGCGTGGACCCCTCCGAGGCGATGATCCGCTCCGCCGAGGAGCGCCGCGCCTCCGAATCGCCGGACGTCTCCGAGCGCACGCGCCTCATCGCCGCCGACCCCCGCGCGCTGCGGCTGCCGGAGCAGTTCCCCCTGGTGCTCGCCCCGCAGCACGCGCTGGGCCTGATGTCCGGCCGCGATGACCTGGAGGCGTTCCTCGCCACCGTGCGCCACCACCTGGCCCCCGGCGGCACCTTCATCTACGACGTGCTCAACGCCCCGCGCGAACCCGTGCTGCCTCGCGACGACGACGAGCCCGGCGCCGCCGTGGAGCCTCGCCGCCCCCTCTTCGCGCTGCACCTGCGCGAGCGGCGTCCGGCCGGCGGACAGAGCCCCATCCGCCGCCTCAAGTTGAAGCACTTCCTGCCGGAGGAACTGGAGACCGCCCTCACCGCCAGCGGCCTCACCCTTCGCGAGCGCTTCGGCCGCTTCGACGGCAAGCCCTTCGACCTGGAGGACCTGCGCCAGATTGGCGTTGCCGGGACCTG